A single genomic interval of Camelina sativa cultivar DH55 chromosome 11, Cs, whole genome shotgun sequence harbors:
- the LOC104722888 gene encoding protein NRT1/ PTR FAMILY 7.2-like, which produces MDQKVRQFEVCTQDGSVDRHGNPAIRANTGKWLTAILILVNQGLATLAFFGVGVNLVLFLTRVMGQDNAEAANNVSKWTGTVYIFSLLGAFLSDSYWGRYKTCAIFQASFVAGLVMLSLSTGALLLEPSGCGVEELPCKPHSTFKTVIFYLSVYLIALGYGGYQPNIATFGADQFDAEDSAEGHSKIAFFSYFYLALNLGSLFSNTVLGYFEDQGKWPLGFWASAGSAFAGLVLFLTGTPKYRHFTPRESPWSRFCQVLVAATRKAKIGVNYEDLNLYDSETQRTGDKKILHTKGFRFLDRAAIVTPDDEAEKVESGSKYDPWRLCSVTQVEEVKCVLRLIPIWLCTILYSVVFTQMASLFVVQGAAMKTNIKSFRIPASSMSSFDILSVAFFIFAYRRFLDPLFARLNKTEPNKGLSELQRMGVGLVIAIMAMISAGIVEIYRLKNKEPESTSDSSSLSIFWQVPQYMLIGASEVFMYVGQLEFFNSQAPTGLKSFASALCMASISLGNYVSSLLVSIVMKFSTTDEVPGWIPENLNKGHLERFYFLLAGLTAADFVVYLICAKWYKYIKSEASFSESTTEEEKV; this is translated from the exons ATGGATCAAAAAGTTAGACAATTTGAGGTTTGCACTCAAGACGGTAGCGTTGATCGTCACGGCAATCCAGCTATCCGAGCTAATACTGGCAAATGGCTCACTGCTATTCTCATTCTTG TGAATCAAGGACTTGCGACGCTTGCCTTCTTCGGTGTCGGagtgaatttggttttgtttttgacgAGAGTGATGGGACAAGACAATGCGGAAGCGGCGAATAATGTTAGTAAATGGACAGGAACTGTTTATATCTTCTCTTTGCTCGGTGCTTTCCTCAGTGACTCTTACTGGGGACGTTACAAGACTTGTGCAATCTTTCAAGCTAGTTTCGTTGCT GGATTGGTGATGTTATCTTTATCTACTGGTGCGTTGTTGCTTGAACCAAGTGGCTGTGGAGTTGAAGAGTTGCCGTGTAAGCCTCACTCGACGTTCAAGACGGTTATCTTTTATCTATCGGTGTATCTAATCGCGTTAGGGTACGGTGGTTATCAGCCGAACATAGCTACCTTTGGAGCTGATCAGTTTGATGCAGAGGATTCAGCTGAAGGACACTCGAAAATCGCATTTTTCAGTTACTTTTACTTGGCTCTGAATCTCGGATCGCTCTTCTCTAATACCGTTTTGGGTTATTTTGAGGATCAAGGGAAGTGGCCGCTAGGGTTTTGGGCCTCCGCAGGCTCCGCCTTTGCTGGTTTAGTACTTTTCTTGACTGGCACGCCAAAGTACAGACATTTTACGCCTAGAGAGAGTCCTTGGTCTAGATTCTGCCAAGTATTAGTTGCTGCAACAAGAAAGGCTAAGATTGGTGTGAACTATGAGGACTTGAATCTTTATGATTCCGAGACTCAACGAACTGGAGATAAGAAGATTCTTCATACCAAAGGCTTCAG ATTCTTGGATAGAGCTGCGATCGTTACGCCTGATGATGAGGCTGAGAAGGTGGAGAGCGGATCGAAGTATGATCCATGGAGGCTGTGCTCAGTGACTCAAGTTGAAGAAGTGAAATGTGTTTTAAGACTCATACCAATCTGGCTCTGCACCATTCTCTACTCTGTGGTTTTCACTCAAATGGCTTCACTGTTCGTTGTGCAAGGCGCGGCGATGAAGACTAACATAAAAAGCTTCCGGATTCCAGCTTCAAGCATGTCTAGTTTCGACATTCTCAGCGTCGCCTTCTTCATCTTCGCTTACAGGCGGTTTCTAGATCCACTCTTTGCTAGACTTAACAAAACAGAACCCAACAAAGGTCTCAGTGAGCTTCAGAGAATGGGGGTTGGGCTCGTGATTGCGATAATGGCGATGATTTCAGCAGGAATCGTGGAGATATACAGACTGAAAAACAAGGAACCGGAAAGTACTTCAGACTCGAGCTCTTTGAGCATATTCTGGCAAGTGCCTCAGTACATGTTGATAGGTGCATCAGAAGTGTTCATGTACGTTGGTCAACTCGAATTCTTTAACAGCCAAGCTCCAACAGGGCTAAAGAGCTTTGCAAGTGCGCTATGTATGGCTTCAATATCTCTAGGAAACTATGTAAGCAGTTTGTTAGTTTCCATTGTCATGAAGTTCTCTACAACAGATGAAGTGCCTGGCTGGATTCCTGAAAATCTCAACAAAGGACACTTGGAGAGATTCTACTTCCTCCTAGCTGGTCTAACCGCTGCTGATTTTGTGGTTTACCTTATTTGTGCGAAATGGTATAAGTATATTAAGTCTGAAGCAAGTTTCTCCGAGTCCACAACTGAAGAGGAGAAAGTCTGA
- the LOC104722889 gene encoding RNA polymerase II C-terminal domain phosphatase-like 1, which translates to MFGNNNRVELFHEDGRVGEMEIYPSRDLQQQYHQQEDDVMKQRKKKQREVMEKAKMGIRTSHFSSISERSPPLAVLTTISSCGLCFKLEASASPVQESLSFFYTSCLTENKTAVMLLGEEELHLVAMYSENINNDRPFFWAFVVAPGIYESCLVMLNIRCLGIVFDLDETLVVANTMRSFEDKIDGLQRRINNEMDPQRIAIMVAEMKRYQDDKNLLKQYVDSDQVVENGEVMKVQSEIVPALSDNHQPLVRPLIRLQEKNIILTRINPMNRDTSVLVRMRPSWEELRSYLTAKGRKRFEVYVCTMAERDYALEMWRLLDPEGSLININDLLARIVCVKSGFKKSLFNVFLDGTCHPKMALVIDDRLKVWDEKDQPRVHVVPAFAPYYSPQAEASATPVLCVARNVACGVRGGFFKDFDESLVPRINEISYENDDIPSPPDVSHYLVPEDDTSLNGNKDPLSYDGMADAEVERRLKEAISASSVVLPAANIDPRIAAPIQYSMASVSASSVSVPVPVPVPVVQQAAPQPSAMAFPSIPFQQPTSIAKNLVPVEPSLQSSPAREEGEVPESELDPDTRRRLLILQHGQDTRDPASSEPPFPQRPPVQAPPPHVQPRNGWFPVEEEMDPAQIRRAVPKEYPLDSEMIHMEKHRPRHPSFFSKIDNSTQSDRMLHENRRPPKESLRRDEQLRSNNNLPGSQPFYGEEASWNQSSSRNSDLDFVPERSVSATETSADVLHGIAIKCGAKVEYKPSLVASTDLRFSVEAWLSGEKIGEGTGKSRREALHKAAEASIQNLADVYMRSHGDSVPSHRDASPFTNGNMIMGNANALDNQPFGRDETAMPVPSRPTDPRLEGSMRHTGSITALRELCASEGFEMAFQSQRPLPSDMVHRDELHAQVEIDGRVLGEGVGSTWDEARMQAAERALCNVRSMLGQPLHKRQGSPRSFAGMSNKRLKPDFQRSLQRMPSSGRYS; encoded by the exons atgttTGGTAATAATAATAGAGTAGAACTGTTTCATGAAGATGGGAGGGTTGGGGAAATGGAGATATACCCTTCAAGGGACTTGCAGCAGCAATATCATCAGCaagaagatgatgtgatgaagcagaggaagaagaaacagagggaAGTTATGGAGAAAGCCAAGATGGGAATCAGAACAAGCCACTTTTCTTCTATTAGCGAGAGATCTCCTCCTCTTGCTGTACTTACGACAATTTCATCTTGTGGCCTGTGTTTCAAATTGGAAGCTTCAGCGTCCCCTGTTCAGGAGTCACTAAGTTTTTTCTACACGTCCTGTCTCACGGAGAACAAG ACGGCAGTAATGCTCCTGGGTGAAGAAGAGCTCCATTTGGTTGCCATGTACTCAGAAAATATCAACAATGACCGTCCTTTTTTCTGGGCATTTGTTGTTGCTCCTGGAATCTACGAGTCCTGTCTTGTCATGTTGAATATTAGATGTCTGGGTATTGTCTTTGATCTTGATGAAACCCTTGTAGTGGCGAATACCATGCGCTCATTTGAGGATAAGATTGATGGGTTGCAGCGGAGAATAAACAATGAGATGGACCCTCAACGCATTGCCATTATGGTGGCTGAGATGAAACGTTATCAAGATGATAAAAATCTATTGAAGCAATATGTTGACAGTGACCAGGTTGTTGAAAACGGGGAGGTGATGAAGGTGCAATCTGAAATTGTTCCTGCCTTGTCTGACAACCATCAGCCTCTTGTTCGTCCCCTGATAAGGTTGCAAGAGAAGAATATTATCCTGACTCGCATTAATCCGATG AATCGTGATACAAGTGTTCTTGTGAGAATGAGGCCTTCATGGGAGGAACTTCGAAGCTATTTGACAGCAAAGGGGCGCAAGCGTTTTGAAGTATATGTTTGCACAATGGCTGAAAGAGATTATGCCTTAGAGATGTGGAGGCTCCTTGATCCAGAAGGGAGTTTGATAAACATAAATGACTTGCTAGCTCGCATTGTTTGTGTGAAATCAG GTTTTAAAAAGTCACTATTCAATGTGTTTCTCGACGGAACCTGCCATCCGAAGATGGCACTGGTAATTGATGATCGGCTGAAAGTTTGGGATGAGAAGGATCAGCCGAGGGTGCATGTTGTTCCTGCATTCGCTCCCTATTATTCTCCTCAAGCGGAA gCATCTGCGACACCAGTACTATGTGTTGCCAGAAACGTTGCTTGTGGTGTCAGAGGTGGATTTTTCAA GGATTTTGATGAAAGTCTGGTACCAAGAATTAATGAAATATCTTATGAGAATGATGATATTCCTTCTCCGCCTGATGTCAGCCATTATTTGGTGCCGGAG GACGATACATCTTTAAATGGGAACAAAGATCCACTTTCCTATGACGGAATGGCTGATGCTGAAGTGGAAAGAAGACTGAAG GAGGCAATTTCTGCATCTTCAGTTGTCCTTCCGGCGGCAAATATAGATCCGAGGATAGCTGCTCCTATTCAGTACTCCATGGCATCTGTATCTGCTTCTTCTGTTTCAGTTCCAGTACCAGTACCAGTACCAGTCGTTCAACAAGCAGCACCACAACCATCTGCTATGGCCTTTCCAAGTATTCCGTTTCAACAACCAACATCAATAGCTAAAAACTTGGTTCCTGTAGAACCAAGCTTGCAGAGTTCTCCTGCTAGAGAGGAAGGTGAGGTACCTGAATCAGAGTTAGATCCAGATACTAGGAGGAGGCTCCTCATATTGCAGCATGGACAAGATACTAGGGATCCTGCTTCAAGTGAACCTCCTTTTCCTCAGAGACCTCCAGTTCAAGCTCCACCCCCACATGTGCAGCCAAGAAATGGTTGGTTTCCTGTTGAGGAGGAGATGGATCCAGCTCAAATCCGTCGAGCAGTCCCCAAAGAATATCCATTGGATTCTGAAATGATTCATATGGAAAAGCACAGGCCTCGCCATCCATCATTTTTTTCTAAGATTGATAACTCAACTCAATCTGACAGGATGCTTCATGAGAATCGCAGGCCGCCGAAGGAG TCGCTCCGGAGAGATGAACAATTAAGGTCAAACAACAATCTACCTGGCTCTCAACCTTTCTATG GGGAGGAGGCGTCTTGGAATCAATCTTCTTCTAGGAACAGTGATCTTGACTTCGTACCTGAACGAAGTGTCTCAGCAACAGAGACTTCTGCTGATGTTCTACATGGAATTGCTATCAAATGTGGTGCCAAG GTGGAGTACAAACCAAGTTTGGTTGCTAGTACGGATTTGCGGTTTTCTGTTGAG GCTTGGCTTTCTGGTGAAAAAATTGGAGAAGGGACTGGCAAATCGAGACGAGAAGCCCTGCACAAGGCTGCTGAAGCTTCTATACAGAACTTAGCTG ATGTATATATGCGTTCACATGGTGACTCAGTGCCAAGCCACAGAGATGCTAGCCCCTTCACCAATGGAAATATGATAATGGGAAATGCAAATGCGCTTGATAATCAGCCATTTGGTAGAGATGAAACAGCAATGCCAGTTCCTTCTAGACCTACAGATCCGAGATTAGAAGGTTCTATGAGGCACACTGGCTCCATAACTGCGCTTAGGGAATTG TGTGCATCGGAGGGTTTTGAGATGGCTTTTCAATCTCAGCGTCCACTTCCATCAGACATGGTCCACAGAGATGAATTACATGCGCAG GTTGAGATAGATGGGCGTGTTTTAGGAGAAGGAGTTGGATCAACATGGGATGAAGCTCGAATGCAG GCTGCTGAGAGAGCACTGTGTAATGTGAGATCAATGCTTGGTCAACCTCTGCATAAGCGACAAGGATCTCCACG ATCATTTGCCGGGATGTCAAACAAGCGTTTAAAGCCAGACTTTCAGCGGTCTCTGCAACGGATGCCATCTTCAGGAAGATACTCTTAA
- the LOC104722890 gene encoding splicing factor 3B subunit 2: MTADSTVAHENSVVTNGDVSNGNTIVSSKKSRESDRRRRRRKQKKNNKASQADVDEKDVSGASDSKENADPQQQVSEEIVIEYVPEKAEFEDGFNDEFKEIFEKFNFRETVASEEDGKKNESEEKEDVKKKVNSDSDDSDEEEQDNHLREKGISNKKKKLQRRMKIAELKQVSARPDVVEVWDATSADPKLLVFLKSYRNTVPVPRHWSQKRKYLQGKRGIEKQPFHLPDFIAATGIEKIRQAYIEKEDGKKLKQKQRERMQPKMGKMDIDYQVLHDAFFKYQTKPKLSALGDLYFEGKEFEVKLREMKPGLLSHDLKEALGMPEGAPPPWLINMQRYGPPPSYPHLKIPGLNAPIPLGASFGYHPGGWGKPPVDESGRPLYGDVFGVNQQDQPNYEEEPIDKSKHWGDLEEEEEEEEEEEEEQEEEMDEEELADGTESVDTLSSTPTGIETPDAIELRKDQRKEPDRPLYQVLEEKGESVAAGTVLGTSHTYVIKTGTQDKTGAKRVDLLRGQKTDRVDISLQPEGLDAMENVLPAKYEEAREEEKLRNKPVDLSDMVVEHVQQNSRKRKMHDKEGKKKKDFKF; this comes from the exons ATGACCGCCGATTCAACCGTCGCACACGAGAATAGTGTCGTTACCAACGGCGATGTCTCCAACGGCAACACCATCGTTTCCTCGAAGAAATCTCGCGAGAGCGACCGTCGCCGCCGCAGAcggaagcagaagaagaacaacaaagcaTCTCAGGCCGATGTAGATGAAAAAGACGTTTCCGGTGCTTCTGATTCTAAGGAGAATGCGGATCCGCAGCAACAG GTTTCTGAGGAGATTGTGATAGAGTATGTTCCAGAGAAGGCTGAATTTGAAGATGGTTTTAACGATGAGTTTAAGGAGATCTTTGAGAAGTTCAACTTCCGGGAAACCGTTGCCTCTGAGGAAGACGGTAAGAAGAATGAGTCTGAGGAGAAAGAGGATGTAAAGAAGAAGGTTAACTCAGACTCAGACGACTCCGACGAGGAAGAGCAGGATAACCACCTCAGAGAGAAAGGCATctctaataagaagaaaaag CTTCAACGTAGGATgaagattgctgagctgaagcAAGTTTCCGCTAGGCCTGATGTCGTTGAG GTCTGGGACGCTACTTCAGCAGACCCAAAGTTGTTGGTGTTCTTGAAGTCCTATCGGAATACAGTTCCTGTTCCAAGACACTGGTCCCAGAAGAGAAAATATTTGCAg GGAAAGCGTGGTATTGAGAAGCAACCATTTCATCTTCCTGATTTCATTGCTGCAACCGGAATCGAGAAAATTAGACAG GCTTAcattgagaaagaagatggtAAAAAGTTGAAGCAAAAGCAGCGCGAGCGAATGCAACCAAAGATGGGAAAAATGGACATCGACTACCAG GTCCTCCATGATGCATTcttcaaataccaaacaaagCCTAAGCTGTCAGCTTTAGGCGATTTGTATTTTGAAGGGAAAGAATTTGAG GTTAAACTGAGGGAGATGAAACCAGGGCTTTTATCACATGATTTAAAAGAAGCTCTCGGTATGCCTGAAGGCGCCCCTCCCCCATGGCTAATTAATATGCAG AGATATGGTCCTCCCCCGTCTTACCCACATTTGAAAATTCCTGGTTTGAATGCCCCTATTCCACTTGGAGCTAGCTTTGGTTATCATCCTGGTGGCTGGGGAAAACCTCCTGTTGATGAA TCTGGGCGTCCATTGTATGGAGATGTCTTTGGTGTCAATCAACAAGATCAACCTAACTATGAG GAGGAGCCTATTGATAAGAGCAAGCACTGGGGTGAtctagaggaagaggaagaagaagaggaggaggaagaagaggaacaagaagagGAGATGGATGAAGAGGAACTAGCAGACGGCACTGAATCTGTTGATACATTGTCGAG CACTCCTACTGGTATTGAGACACCAGATGCAATTGAACTTCGTAAGGATCAGAGAAAGGAACCCGATAGGCCTCTGTACCAG gTTCTCGAAGAAAAGGGTGAGAGTGTTGCTGCTGGAACAGTGCTGGGAACCTCACACACGTACGTTATTAAGACTGGTACTCAAGACAAGACGGGAGCCAAAAGG GTTGATTTGCTGAGAGGGCAGAAGACCGACAGAGTGGATATCAGTTTACAGCCAGAAGGGCTGGATGCTATGGAAAATGTTTTACCTGCCAA GTATGAGGAGgcaagagaagaggagaaattGCGCAATAAGCCAGTGGATTTGAGTGACATGGTCGTGGAG CACGTGCAGCAGAACAGTAGGAAGAGGAAAATGCACGataaggaagggaagaagaagaaagatttcaAATTCTGA
- the LOC104727862 gene encoding LOW QUALITY PROTEIN: subtilisin-like protease SBT3.13 (The sequence of the model RefSeq protein was modified relative to this genomic sequence to represent the inferred CDS: inserted 2 bases in 2 codons) — protein MENSLRSYRLVLLLLAIALVLCLTMIELSLLIIADGALDTNSKVCVVYLGKREHDDPELVTASHHQMLESLLQSKEDAHNSMIYSYQHGFSGFAALLTSSQAKEISEHPAVIHVIPNRILKLKTTRTWDHLGLSPIPTSFTSSSLSVKGLLHDTNLGSEAIIGVITRGIWPESKVVNDQGLGPIPKRWKGKCEPGEQXATLHCNKKXKYYLKGLLAENGGKFNRTIIQDFKSTRDANGHGTYTATIAGGSFVPNVSFYGQCRPDNQECPKQK, from the exons ATGGAAAACTCTTTACGAAGTTACAGACTTGTGCTTCTTCTACTAGCAATTGCTCTGGTCCTATGTCTAACCATGATTGAGCTGAGTCTTCTTATTATAGCTGACGGAGCGTTAGACACTAACAGCAAG GTTTGTGTAGTGTATCTTGGCAAAAGAGAACATGATGATCCTGAACTTGTCACAGCTTCTCATCATCAAATGCTTGAATCACTTCTTCAAAG CAAAGAAGACGCACATAACTCAATGATCTACAGCTACCAACATGGATTCTCTGGTTTTGCAGCACTTCTTACATCTTCACAAGCAAAGGAAATTTCAG AGCATCCAGCCGTAATCCATGTTATACCAAACCGGATTCTGAAACTGAAAACCACAAGAACTTGGGATCACCTTGGCCTCTCCCCAATTCCAActtcttttacttcttcatCATTATCTGTAAAAGGTCTTCTTCATGACACCAACTTGGGCAGTGAAGCTATCATCGGTGTCATCacac GAGGGATATGGCCAGAGTCAAAGGTAGTCAACGATCAAGGTCTTGGACCAATACCTAAGCGTTGGAAAGGAAAATGTGAACCAGGAGAAC TCGCCACACTACATTGCAACAAGA CTAAGTACTATCTTAAGGGTCTACTCGCCGAGAATGGGGGAAAATTCAACAGAACAATCATCCAAGATTTCAAATCCACCAGAGATGCAAACGGTCACGGCACGTATACAGCCACAATAGCCGGTGGCTCATTCGTTCCAAATGTGAGCTTCTATGGTCAGTGCCGGCCAGACAATCAGGAGTGCCctaagcaaaaataa